The Psychroflexus sp. ALD_RP9 region ATGCTAACAAAGAGCTTAAAGAAAGACCAAAAAGAAATTATCAATATTAGCGAAGCTCAAATGCACCAATTTGCTGGCAATATGCTACAAGTAAAGGGAAAAGATGACAAGCATTTTTTGGTTATGAGTCAGACTGCTTATAATAGTTTACGTCAAGATCAGATTGAAGCTATTGAAAAGTACACAAGCATATTATATGCTAATCTTGAAACTATTGAAAAACATGGTGGTGGAAGTGCTCGCTGTATGTTGGCTGAAGTATTTAATCCTAAGGCTTAAAATGATTTTTTAAATTAAGTCCAATACACAAAAAACCCTGAAGTTTATTCAGGGTTTTTTTGTGTTAGAAAGTTGAGGTTTAATTGGCAACTTCACTGGTAAACTTTATACGGTATAGCCTAAGTTCTTCTTCATCGTAATCACCTTCAAATTCTTCTAGGGCATCATCAATGCTGTCAGATTCTGCATCAAGAAAGTATTCATGAATTTCTTCTTGTTGTTCTTCATCAAGAATATCATCTATCCAATAAGAAATATTAAGTTTTGTCCCACTGAAAACAATGGCTTCCATTTCTTTAATGAAGTCTTCCATTTCCATACCTTTTGATTGTGCTATGTCAGGTAATGGTAATTTTCTGTCAACATTTTGAATAATATAAAGTTTATTACCACTATTTGCTCCAGTTGATTTTACAACTAAATCGTCTGGTCTAATGATGTCGTTATCTTCAACGTAATTACTAATAAAATTAATAAACTCTTTTCCGTATTTTTTTGCTTTTCCTTCACCGACGCCATGAATATTGGTTAATTCTTCTAAAGTAATAGGGTATTTAAGTGCCATATCTTCAATAGAAGGATCTTGAAAAACAACAAATGGAGGGACATCTTTTTTTCTAGCTACTTTTTTGCGTAAATCTTTAAGCTGTTTTAAAAGTTTATCGTCACTTCCAGTAGCTTTTTTTGGTGCTGCTGGTTGATCATTATAAAACGTGTGATCTTCAGTCATCATAAATGAAGATGGTTTTTTTAAAAAATCTTCGCCTTTTTCAGTAAGTTTAACCACACCATAACTTTCAATATCTTTGCGTAGCATACCATCAACAATAACTTGTCTTAGTAGTGCCATCCAATAATTTTTATCTTTATCCTTACCCTTGCCAAAATTGGCTTGTTGGTCAGTTTTATGAGATTTAATTAAAGCATTGGTTTTTCCGATAAGAGTTTGTACAATATCTTTAGGCTTATAAATGCTTCCAGTTGCTTTTATTGTTTCAAGTAATAAAACGACTTCATCTTTTGCTTCTGACTTAGATTTAGGATAACGTACATTATCATCCATATCGCCACCTTCACCTGTTTCATTATCAAATTCTTCACCAAAATAGTGCAGGATAAATTTCCGTCGAGAGACCGAGCTTTCAGCAAAAGCAACAACTTCTTGCAATAATGAGTGGCCTATTTCTTGTTCAGCCACCGGTTTACCGCTCATAAATTTTTCAAGTTTTTCAATATCTTTATAACTGTAAAAAGCCAAGCAGTGACCTTCGCCGCCGTCACGTCCAGCACGACCAGTTTCCTGATAATAGCTTTCAATACTTTTAGGAATATCATTATGTATTACAAATCTTACATCAGGTTTGTCTATACCCATACCAAATGCAATAGTTGCCACGACAACATCGATATCTTCCATTAAAAACATATCTTGATGTTTGCTACGTGTTTTGGCATCTAAGCCTGCATGATAAGGAATGGCCTTAATGCCATTAACTTGTAGAGTTTGTGAAAGTTGTTCAACACGCTTTCTACTCAAGCAATAAATAATTCCACTTTTACCTTCATTTTGCTTGACAAACTTGATAATTTCAGAATCAACCTGTGCTGTTTTTGGTCTAATTTCATAATACAAGTTTGGTCTATTAAATGAAGCTTTAAATGTTTTGGCTTTTGGAATACCTAGGTTTTTTAGGATGTCTTCTTGAACTTTAGGTGTTGCTGTTGCCGTAAGTCCTATAATAGGTATGTTTTCGCCTATTCTGCCAATGATTTTTTTTAAATTTCGGTATTCTGGTCGAAAATCATGACCCCATTCAGAAATACAATGCGCTTCATCTATGGCTAAAAAAGAGATATTTTCAGACTTTAAAAAATCGACATATTCATCTTTTGTAAGAGACTCGGGAGCAACATAAAGTAATTTCGTGATTCCGTTAGAGATATCTGATTTTACTTGCTTTACTTGAGTTTTGTTTAAAGAAGAATTTAACACGTGTGCTATGCCATGATTTTCTGAAATCCCTCGTAATGCATCAACTTGATTTTTCATTAATGCTATTAGTGGAGATACTACAATAGCGGTTCCTTCTTTAATTAAAGCCGGTAACTGGTAACAAAGTGATTTTCCGCCACCAGTTGGCATGATTACAAATGTGTGATTATTTGCTAAAATACTTTTAATAACTTCCTCCTGTAAGCCTTTAAACTCATTAAAGCCAAAGTATTTTTTTAATTCTTTGTGTAAATTGTATTGTGCCAATTTAATATATAATATGATGTTTTATTTACCTTTGCATCTTTAAATATACGCAATTAATTCAATTTTACAAGTGCGTTTTAAATTTTGAAGATGTCTACATCAAATATACAAACTTTGGCAAAAGAAACAATTGAACTGCAAGCAAAAGCAATTGCAAATTTAGTAGAATCTGTAAATGATGATTTTGAACAAGCTGTGAAGCTCATATACAATTGTAAAGGTCGTGTTGTTATTACAGGGATTGGTAAAAGTGCCATCATAGCAAATAAAATTGTTGCAACGATGAACTCTACTGGGACGCCTGCAATTTTTATGCATGCTGCAGATGCTATTCATGGTGATTTGGGAAACATTCAACAAGATGATGTTGTAATTTGTATTTCAAAAAGCGGTAATACTCCAGAAATAAAAGTACTCATACCTTTGTTGAAAAATTTCAAAAATCCATTAATCGCGATTACTGGGAATAAAACTTCTTTTTTGGGTACACAAGCTCATCATGTTTTAAATAGTTACGTCTCAAAAGAAGCTTGTCCAAATAATTTAGCGCCAACCACAAGTACCACTGCACAATTGGTTATGGGTGATGCTTTGGCTGTAGCTTTATTGAATCTGCGAGGCTTTACCAGTCAGGATTTTGCACGATATCATCCTGGCGGTGCTTTAGGTAAA contains the following coding sequences:
- a CDS encoding SIS domain-containing protein; translated protein: MSTSNIQTLAKETIELQAKAIANLVESVNDDFEQAVKLIYNCKGRVVITGIGKSAIIANKIVATMNSTGTPAIFMHAADAIHGDLGNIQQDDVVICISKSGNTPEIKVLIPLLKNFKNPLIAITGNKTSFLGTQAHHVLNSYVSKEACPNNLAPTTSTTAQLVMGDALAVALLNLRGFTSQDFARYHPGGALGKALYLRVSDLIAQNEKPQVSPEASIKEVIVEISEKMLGVTAVIDNAEVVGVITDGDLRRMLKNNDDFSRLKAKDIMSVSPKTISHDAMAVDALEVLEANDISQIIALENTTYAGVVHIHNLVKEGII
- the recQ gene encoding DNA helicase RecQ, yielding MAQYNLHKELKKYFGFNEFKGLQEEVIKSILANNHTFVIMPTGGGKSLCYQLPALIKEGTAIVVSPLIALMKNQVDALRGISENHGIAHVLNSSLNKTQVKQVKSDISNGITKLLYVAPESLTKDEYVDFLKSENISFLAIDEAHCISEWGHDFRPEYRNLKKIIGRIGENIPIIGLTATATPKVQEDILKNLGIPKAKTFKASFNRPNLYYEIRPKTAQVDSEIIKFVKQNEGKSGIIYCLSRKRVEQLSQTLQVNGIKAIPYHAGLDAKTRSKHQDMFLMEDIDVVVATIAFGMGIDKPDVRFVIHNDIPKSIESYYQETGRAGRDGGEGHCLAFYSYKDIEKLEKFMSGKPVAEQEIGHSLLQEVVAFAESSVSRRKFILHYFGEEFDNETGEGGDMDDNVRYPKSKSEAKDEVVLLLETIKATGSIYKPKDIVQTLIGKTNALIKSHKTDQQANFGKGKDKDKNYWMALLRQVIVDGMLRKDIESYGVVKLTEKGEDFLKKPSSFMMTEDHTFYNDQPAAPKKATGSDDKLLKQLKDLRKKVARKKDVPPFVVFQDPSIEDMALKYPITLEELTNIHGVGEGKAKKYGKEFINFISNYVEDNDIIRPDDLVVKSTGANSGNKLYIIQNVDRKLPLPDIAQSKGMEMEDFIKEMEAIVFSGTKLNISYWIDDILDEEQQEEIHEYFLDAESDSIDDALEEFEGDYDEEELRLYRIKFTSEVAN